GCAAATTCCTGAGTTATGGGTGCGCCACCCACCATTACTTTGACTTTGTCCCTTAGAGCGGCGACCTGCAAGGCTTCAATAGTTTGTTTCATGGCTAACATAGTGGTGGTCAGTAAGGCCGATAGCCCCAAAACCTGCGCGTTATTTTCTTGGACTGCTTGGACAAATGCTTCCGGAGCAGTGTCGGTACCTAAATCCACTACTTTATATCCGGCGCTTTCCAACATCATGCCTACCAGGTTCTTGCCGATATCATGGAGGTCGCCTTTAACGGTTCCGATGACTACGGTTCCTTTATTGGTCATCTCCCCATCTACCAATAAGGGTTTTACCATATCCATCCCGGCGGTCATGGCCCGCGCAGACATTAACACTTCCGGGACAAACATGTCACCGACTTTGAAGCGCTGGCCGACCACATTCATACCTTTAATTAGACCTTCATTGATGATTTCTAAGGGCTTTAGACCTTCAGCTAAAGCTTTTTGGGTTAATTCCTTCACTTGTTGTTCCTGTCCTTCGATAACTGCCTGGCTTAAGGCCTCCAAGAAACTCATGGCTACTCTGTACCTCCTTTATTTTTGTTCTGTACGGCTGGCTAGTTTTTTAACTGGCGGCAGTCCTCACCCCTTTTTCGGCTTATCGGTGGGTTGTGTTGCAAAAAGCTTAAAAAAGTATACAAGATTTAGTCAATTTAAATTGTAAAACTGTAGCTTCACCAAATGAATGGATTATCTTAACAATAATTGTTTTATCCATACCTTTCGTCAGCCGCAAATGAGCCGGAAGAATTGCTTGCGAAGAGGCAGTTTCAAAGACAGGGACCCGGTGTAAACAGCAAAAAAGTGAAAGAAAGAAAAGAAAATTCCATGCCATGAAATTAAGTCTTAAGCTAAGCTATTAGGAGACACGGCGAACAGGAGGGAGGAAAAGTGACGCGACTTGACGTGATCTCCGGGTTTCTGGGAGCAGGAAAAACAACGTTCATCTTGCGGCTTATCCAAGCCTTAAAAAATGAAAAGATAGCCATTATCGAAAATGAATACGGACGAGTGGGTATCGACGGCGATATAGTGAGGACAGCCGGTATGGATGTTTATGAGTTAACTAACGGCTGTATTTGTTGTTCCTTAAAGAATGACTTGCGTCATACTCTCGAAACCATTTTGGAACGGCAAGTGGACAGGGTTGTTTTTGAGCCTTCAGGGATATTCGTCTTAAGTGAGCTCTTGGACTTGTTTAAAGATCCTGGGCTTCGCAGCCGCTGTGCCCTGAATGCAGTTGTTACGGTGGTGGACGCTACAAATTTTTTTACACACCTGGATCGTTATCCCGGGTTTATTAAGGACCAAATTCAAGGAGCAAGTGTTTTAATAGTCAGTAAATCCCAATTGGTTGATGCCAGGGTGTTGCGAGAAATCGAGGACCATTTGTGTCGCCTTAATCCGATGGTGCCGGTGTGGAGCAAGCCATGGGATGAGTTGTCCGACCACGTCTTGCTGGGATTCTTGGCAGGTAGCCACCGGAAAAGTTTGGGACGAGAATTAGCACGGCCTCAGGGGGAACATGAATTCGAGGCTTTCAGTATCATTACCGGGAAGCAGTTTACCGAAGAGCAGTTAGTATGCTTTTTGCACCAGGTTCTGAACGGTGTTTATGGAGGGATTGTGCGAGGTAAAGGTGTGGTACCTTCGGGACAGGGAGGGCTTAGTTTCAATTATGTAACCGGCCAATATGAGGTCAGACAGACCTCGGATTGTTCCGGCAAAATCAGTTTAATTGGTCGCGACATGAAGGTGGAGGAACTAAAGAAATTTTTTCAATAAAATCAAGGGGCACCAGCCCTGGAGAGAGGGCGGTGCCCCACGTGTTTTAGGCTAAAATTCGAATTTGCCGGCCCGATAGGCATTCAGGTAATTAGCGCAGTATTCATCCCTACCCACGAGGGTCTCAGCAATGATTAGGTTCCCCATCATGCGTTTATCAAGGGGATTGATGATGAGGGCATCAATGCCTTTCGCAACGGCCATGATGGCGAATACCTGGTTAATATACTTCCGATTGGGCAAACCGTAGGAAACATTGGACAAACCGCAAATGGTGTTGACGTTGAATTCTTTCTTGAGTCCTTCCACAGCCTTGAGAAACTCGATGCCGAATCGCTGGTTGGTTGATACCGGTTGCACCAGCGGGTCTACGTAGATGTTTTCGAATTTGATGTTATTTTGTACTAATAGGTTAACTAAACGGTCAGCAATCTTGAGCCGTTCCTCTGCTGTTTCCGGCATACCCTCGTCGCTCATGCATAAAGCTATCACTTTTAGATCAGTGCCCG
The DNA window shown above is from Clostridia bacterium and carries:
- a CDS encoding GTP-binding protein, producing the protein MTRLDVISGFLGAGKTTFILRLIQALKNEKIAIIENEYGRVGIDGDIVRTAGMDVYELTNGCICCSLKNDLRHTLETILERQVDRVVFEPSGIFVLSELLDLFKDPGLRSRCALNAVVTVVDATNFFTHLDRYPGFIKDQIQGASVLIVSKSQLVDARVLREIEDHLCRLNPMVPVWSKPWDELSDHVLLGFLAGSHRKSLGRELARPQGEHEFEAFSIITGKQFTEEQLVCFLHQVLNGVYGGIVRGKGVVPSGQGGLSFNYVTGQYEVRQTSDCSGKISLIGRDMKVEELKKFFQ
- a CDS encoding methyltetrahydrofolate cobalamin methyltransferase; the encoded protein is MLIVGELINASRSQIADAIRNQDAETIRQIAADQYQAGAHFIDVNAGIFVGKEAEYLKWLVTNVQEATGNAPCCLDSPDPEAIQAALSVHKGTAMINSISLEKNRYEALLPVLAGTDLKVIALCMSDEGMPETAEERLKIADRLVNLLVQNNIKFENIYVDPLVQPVSTNQRFGIEFLKAVEGLKKEFNVNTICGLSNVSYGLPNRKYINQVFAIMAVAKGIDALIINPLDKRMMGNLIIAETLVGRDEYCANYLNAYRAGKFEF
- a CDS encoding cobalamin-binding protein; this translates as MSFLEALSQAVIEGQEQQVKELTQKALAEGLKPLEIINEGLIKGMNVVGQRFKVGDMFVPEVLMSARAMTAGMDMVKPLLVDGEMTNKGTVVIGTVKGDLHDIGKNLVGMMLESAGYKVVDLGTDTAPEAFVQAVQENNAQVLGLSALLTTTMLAMKQTIEALQVAALRDKVKVMVGGAPITQEFADEIGADGYAPDAASAVELVNQLLS